In the genome of Myxococcus stipitatus, one region contains:
- a CDS encoding DUF2267 domain-containing protein produces the protein MAHETELPLNITPVKEREESLDLQAFLDEIGNSREVMVNKLKAREAAHAVLCTLARRLSDGEDVKLMRALGSDIGELVGECTILRGPSHARRMHRDEFIADVADHLKIPVDQAFRVMTVVFTAVRDRIPEDEVAAVASQLPADLADSFRRPV, from the coding sequence ATGGCGCACGAGACGGAGCTTCCTCTCAACATCACCCCCGTGAAGGAGCGCGAGGAGTCTCTCGACCTCCAGGCGTTCCTGGACGAGATCGGCAACAGCCGGGAGGTGATGGTCAACAAGCTGAAGGCGCGCGAGGCGGCACATGCGGTGCTGTGCACGTTGGCGCGGCGCCTGTCCGACGGTGAGGACGTGAAGCTGATGCGCGCGTTGGGGAGCGACATCGGCGAACTCGTCGGTGAGTGCACCATCCTCCGAGGACCGTCGCATGCTCGCCGCATGCACCGCGACGAGTTCATCGCGGATGTGGCGGACCACTTGAAGATTCCCGTGGACCAGGCGTTCCGGGTGATGACGGTGGTCTTCACCGCGGTGCGGGACAGGATTCCCGAGGACGAGGTGGCCGCCGTGGCCTCGCAGCTCCCGGCGGACCTCGCGGACAGCTTCCGCCGCCCCGTCTAA
- a CDS encoding glutathione peroxidase: protein MSNLYDIPLKAIDGAPATLGKFKGKVLLVVNVASKCGLTPQYAGLEKLFEQKHAQGLEVLGFPANNFLGQEPGTEAEIQQFCDLNYAVKFPLFSKISVVGEDKHPLYVALTRAVPDATGEGPMRQRLKGFGIEANPVPEVQWNFEKFLIGRDGRVAARFAPDVTAEDPRLVQAIDAELAKTA from the coding sequence ATGAGCAACCTCTACGATATCCCCCTGAAGGCCATCGACGGAGCACCCGCGACCCTGGGCAAGTTCAAGGGCAAGGTGCTGTTGGTCGTCAACGTGGCTTCCAAGTGCGGACTGACGCCGCAGTACGCGGGGCTCGAGAAGCTCTTCGAGCAGAAGCACGCCCAGGGACTCGAGGTCCTGGGCTTCCCGGCCAACAACTTCCTGGGGCAGGAGCCCGGCACCGAGGCGGAGATCCAGCAGTTCTGCGACCTCAACTACGCCGTGAAGTTCCCCTTGTTCTCGAAGATCTCCGTGGTGGGCGAGGACAAGCACCCTCTCTACGTCGCCCTCACCCGCGCGGTCCCTGATGCGACGGGCGAAGGCCCCATGCGCCAGCGCCTCAAGGGCTTCGGCATCGAGGCCAACCCGGTTCCCGAAGTGCAGTGGAACTTCGAGAAGTTCCTCATCGGCCGTGATGGCCGCGTCGCCGCCCGCTTCGCTCCTGATGTGACGGCCGAGGACCCGCGCCTCGTGCAGGCCATCGACGCGGAGCTGGCGAAGACCGCGTGA